From a region of the Sporosarcina ureilytica genome:
- the pyrR gene encoding bifunctional pyr operon transcriptional regulator/uracil phosphoribosyltransferase PyrR, with amino-acid sequence MTEKAKILDEQSIGRALTRIAHEIIERNKGIEDVILVGIKTRGAYLATRLAERIERIEGRKIKTGELDITLYRDDLLTKHEDKEPHVHQVDITHDVTDQKVVLVDDVLYTGRTVRAAMDAVIDLGRPAQIQLAVLVDRGHRELPIRPDFVGKNIPTSDDELVVVNVFETDSKDSVTIHSK; translated from the coding sequence ATGACTGAAAAAGCAAAAATTCTTGATGAACAATCGATAGGACGTGCCTTAACACGAATTGCCCACGAAATTATTGAACGGAATAAAGGGATTGAAGATGTAATTCTCGTAGGGATTAAAACGAGGGGAGCTTACTTAGCTACTCGTTTAGCAGAGAGAATTGAGCGAATTGAAGGAAGAAAAATTAAAACAGGGGAACTTGATATTACTTTATATCGTGATGATTTATTAACAAAGCACGAAGATAAAGAGCCCCATGTACACCAGGTAGATATTACCCATGATGTAACAGATCAAAAAGTCGTTTTGGTGGATGACGTGTTATATACGGGACGAACAGTCAGGGCGGCGATGGATGCAGTGATTGACTTAGGACGTCCTGCACAAATACAGTTAGCTGTACTTGTAGACCGTGGGCACCGCGAGTTACCGATACGGCCAGACTTTGTAGGGAAAAACATTCCGACATCAGATGATGAGTTGGTCGTAGTGAATGTATTTGAAACAGATTCGAAAGACAGTGTCACAATTCATAGTAAATAG
- a CDS encoding RluA family pseudouridine synthase: MEVNRIEIEEELAGSRLDRVITMNRPEISRTQIQQWIKDGNILVNDKAVKPNYRVRENDCIVIDEPEPEELNIIAEDLDLDIIYEDQDVLIVNKPRGMVVHPAKSHASGTLVNGLMYHCKDLSGINGVLRPGIVHRTDKDTSGLLMVAKNDKAHVSLVDQLVEKSVKRVYLALVHGHIPHNNGTIDAPIGRDEIDRQKMTVTDRGKDAVTHFKVLDRFKDYTLVECELETGRTHQIRVHMEYIGHPLVGDPKYGQKNTIPFGGQVLHAGTLGFMHPRTNEYVEFTVEPPEDFQKLLNEVRNSVDK, translated from the coding sequence ATGGAAGTTAATCGAATTGAAATTGAAGAAGAATTAGCGGGATCACGTCTTGATAGAGTCATTACGATGAATCGCCCAGAAATATCTCGAACACAAATCCAGCAATGGATAAAAGATGGGAATATTCTTGTGAATGATAAAGCAGTTAAGCCAAACTATCGAGTGAGAGAAAATGATTGTATTGTCATTGACGAACCCGAGCCAGAAGAACTGAATATTATTGCAGAAGATTTAGATTTAGATATTATTTATGAAGATCAAGATGTGCTTATTGTTAATAAACCACGTGGAATGGTTGTGCATCCTGCAAAGTCGCATGCATCCGGTACATTGGTGAACGGTCTGATGTATCATTGTAAAGACTTGTCGGGAATTAATGGTGTTCTGCGACCAGGAATTGTGCATCGAACGGACAAAGATACTTCGGGACTTTTAATGGTTGCCAAAAATGATAAAGCACATGTTTCGCTAGTCGATCAACTTGTAGAGAAATCTGTGAAAAGGGTTTATTTGGCACTCGTTCATGGACATATTCCGCATAATAATGGAACGATTGATGCGCCAATCGGCAGGGATGAAATTGACCGTCAAAAAATGACCGTGACAGATCGTGGAAAAGATGCGGTTACCCATTTTAAAGTACTTGACCGATTCAAAGATTATACGCTAGTGGAGTGTGAACTTGAGACGGGTCGAACACATCAAATTCGAGTCCATATGGAGTATATCGGTCATCCACTCGTAGGAGATCCAAAGTACGGACAGAAAAATACAATCCCATTTGGGGGACAAGTGTTACACGCAGGAACGTTAGGCTTTATGCATCCTAGAACGAATGAGTATGTAGAATTTACAGTAGAGCCTCCAGAAGATTTCCAGAAATTATTAAACGAAGTGCGAAATAGTGTTGACAAATAG
- the lspA gene encoding signal peptidase II, which translates to MFIYYALAAIVIAIDQLTKWLVIKNMELGERIDIMEPYISLFSHRNRGAAWGMLQGQMWLFYVVTVVVVIGLIYYFHKEAKGHRLFSISLMLLLGGAIGNFIDRLLMGEVVDFISVLIPFIQYDFPIFNVADAALSIGVALLIIHVLLDEKKNRKKVS; encoded by the coding sequence TTGTTTATTTATTATGCATTGGCAGCTATCGTCATAGCAATCGATCAATTGACGAAATGGCTCGTTATAAAAAATATGGAGCTTGGGGAAAGAATTGACATCATGGAACCATACATCTCATTGTTTTCGCATCGCAATCGAGGCGCGGCTTGGGGAATGCTTCAAGGGCAAATGTGGTTGTTTTACGTCGTCACCGTCGTAGTTGTTATCGGACTTATTTATTACTTTCATAAAGAAGCAAAAGGTCATCGATTATTTAGTATCAGTTTAATGCTGCTACTTGGCGGAGCGATTGGTAATTTTATTGATCGATTGTTGATGGGGGAAGTCGTCGATTTTATTAGCGTCTTAATCCCATTCATTCAATATGATTTTCCGATTTTTAATGTGGCTGATGCGGCTTTATCTATCGGTGTTGCTCTACTCATTATTCATGTTTTATTGGATGAAAAAAAGAATAGAAAAAAGGTGTCGTAA
- the ileS gene encoding isoleucine--tRNA ligase: MDYKETLLMPKTKFPMRGNLPNREPEMQAKWDEMDIYTKVQERTKGRPFFVLHDGPPYANGDLHMGHALNKVLKDMIVRHKSMTGYHAPYVPGWDTHGLPIEQALVNTGVKRQEHSTAEFRRMCEEYAYGQIDIQRTQFKRLGVRGDWENPYITLTPEYESRQIQVFGEMAKKGYIYKGLKPVYWSPSSESALAEAEIEYKDKRSPSIYVSFPIKDGRGVIAEDVHFLIWTTTPWTIPANLGITVHPEYNYIVVKAGDKKFLIAEDLLSFVAKEVDWEDYTVEKVVKGAELDRIIAKHPLYDRDSLIMLGDHVTMDAGTGCVHTAPGHGEEDFYVSKEYGIDALCPVNDKGVMTEEAPGFAGLFYEDANKAVGEALEAANALEKLSFVTHSYPHDWRTKKPVIYRATAQWFASIESFREELLGAIKETAFTPTWGETRLHNMVRDRGDWCISRQRVWGVPIPVFYAENGESIITDETIAHVSQLFREHGSNIWFETDAKDLLPEGFTHEGSPNGEFTKETDIMDVWFDSGSSHQGVLEEREDLVYPADLYLEGSDQYRGWFNSSLTTSVAMNGHAPYKGLLSHGFTLDGKGHKMSKSVGNVVDPAKVMNQFGAEILRLWVSSVDYTADVRVSDSNFKQVSEVYRKIRNTFRFIHGNTSDFNPTTDRIAFEDLRPVDQYVYVKLQELIKEVRAAYDRYEFAGVYHAANNFCTGILSSFYLDIAKDVVYIENKEHPHRRAMQTVMYDTLLALVKLLTPILPHTADEMWAHLEHVEEESAQLTDMPEAEDLGEQAQALKERFATLMLIRDDVLKALEVARNEKGIGKSLEAKVTVYVPEQLQDVFKSDDVNYGQFFIVSKFEEGEGAVPAEALQLDTVSVLVEEADGEKCERCWTISETVGNDETHPEICARCADVVKNHYA; the protein is encoded by the coding sequence ATGGATTATAAAGAAACGTTACTTATGCCAAAGACAAAGTTTCCAATGCGCGGTAATTTACCGAACAGGGAACCAGAAATGCAAGCAAAATGGGATGAAATGGACATTTACACAAAGGTTCAAGAGAGAACAAAAGGACGACCTTTTTTCGTATTGCATGATGGACCGCCATATGCGAATGGTGACCTCCATATGGGGCACGCATTAAACAAAGTGTTGAAAGATATGATTGTTCGTCATAAGTCAATGACTGGCTATCATGCGCCTTACGTTCCTGGATGGGATACGCATGGCCTGCCGATTGAACAAGCGCTTGTGAATACGGGTGTGAAACGTCAAGAACATTCTACAGCAGAGTTCCGTCGTATGTGTGAAGAGTACGCTTATGGACAAATCGATATCCAACGCACGCAGTTTAAGCGTCTTGGCGTTCGAGGAGATTGGGAGAATCCGTATATTACACTGACACCTGAATATGAATCACGTCAAATTCAAGTATTCGGAGAAATGGCGAAAAAAGGCTATATTTATAAAGGATTAAAGCCAGTATACTGGTCTCCATCAAGTGAATCTGCATTAGCTGAAGCGGAAATTGAATATAAAGATAAACGTTCACCTTCGATTTATGTAAGTTTCCCGATTAAAGATGGACGTGGTGTGATTGCTGAAGATGTGCATTTCTTAATTTGGACGACAACGCCTTGGACAATTCCTGCCAACTTAGGAATTACTGTTCATCCGGAGTATAACTATATTGTCGTGAAAGCTGGCGACAAGAAGTTCTTAATTGCTGAAGACTTACTGTCGTTCGTTGCAAAAGAAGTTGACTGGGAAGATTACACGGTAGAAAAAGTAGTGAAAGGTGCCGAGCTTGATCGTATTATTGCAAAGCATCCTTTATACGACCGTGACTCCCTCATTATGCTTGGTGACCATGTCACAATGGATGCAGGAACGGGTTGTGTTCATACTGCACCTGGACATGGTGAAGAAGACTTTTACGTCTCAAAGGAGTATGGCATTGATGCACTTTGCCCAGTGAACGATAAAGGGGTTATGACTGAAGAAGCGCCAGGATTTGCGGGACTATTTTATGAAGATGCAAATAAAGCAGTCGGCGAAGCGCTTGAAGCAGCAAACGCGCTAGAAAAATTATCGTTTGTTACACACTCGTATCCACATGACTGGCGTACGAAGAAACCGGTAATTTACCGTGCAACTGCGCAATGGTTTGCATCCATTGAATCTTTCCGTGAGGAATTACTCGGTGCGATTAAAGAAACAGCGTTCACGCCGACTTGGGGAGAAACACGTCTTCATAATATGGTTCGTGACCGCGGCGACTGGTGTATTTCACGTCAACGTGTATGGGGTGTTCCAATTCCAGTGTTTTACGCGGAAAATGGGGAATCTATTATTACAGATGAAACAATTGCACATGTATCACAATTATTCCGTGAACATGGCTCAAATATTTGGTTTGAAACAGATGCAAAAGACTTATTACCAGAGGGCTTTACACATGAAGGCAGTCCCAATGGCGAGTTTACGAAAGAAACTGATATTATGGACGTTTGGTTTGACTCAGGATCTTCTCATCAAGGTGTGTTAGAGGAAAGAGAAGACCTTGTTTATCCGGCAGATTTGTATTTAGAAGGTTCTGACCAGTATCGTGGATGGTTTAACTCATCCTTAACGACAAGTGTTGCAATGAACGGCCATGCACCGTATAAGGGATTGCTGAGCCACGGATTTACACTGGACGGCAAAGGCCATAAGATGAGTAAGTCAGTTGGAAATGTTGTGGATCCAGCTAAAGTTATGAACCAGTTTGGTGCTGAAATTTTAAGGCTTTGGGTGTCTTCTGTTGACTATACGGCAGACGTACGCGTTTCTGATTCAAACTTTAAACAAGTTTCTGAAGTGTATCGTAAAATCCGTAATACATTCCGTTTCATTCACGGAAATACATCGGACTTTAATCCGACAACAGATCGCATTGCGTTTGAAGATTTGCGTCCGGTCGATCAGTATGTATATGTAAAACTTCAAGAATTAATTAAAGAAGTACGTGCAGCGTATGACCGTTATGAATTTGCAGGGGTTTATCACGCGGCAAATAATTTCTGTACAGGAATTTTAAGCTCATTCTACCTCGATATTGCAAAAGACGTTGTGTATATTGAGAATAAAGAGCATCCACATCGTCGCGCAATGCAAACTGTAATGTATGATACATTGCTTGCACTTGTGAAATTGTTAACACCAATTTTACCGCATACGGCAGATGAAATGTGGGCACATTTAGAACATGTTGAAGAAGAAAGTGCTCAGTTAACTGATATGCCGGAAGCAGAAGATTTAGGTGAACAAGCACAAGCATTGAAAGAGCGTTTTGCAACGTTAATGCTAATCCGTGATGATGTCTTGAAAGCTTTAGAAGTGGCGCGTAACGAAAAAGGAATCGGAAAATCACTCGAAGCGAAAGTGACAGTTTACGTTCCTGAACAATTACAAGATGTGTTCAAATCTGATGATGTCAATTACGGACAGTTCTTTATTGTTTCGAAATTTGAAGAGGGTGAAGGCGCTGTTCCTGCAGAAGCACTTCAACTAGATACGGTTAGCGTACTTGTTGAAGAGGCAGATGGCGAGAAATGTGAGCGTTGCTGGACAATTTCTGAAACAGTTGGAAACGACGAAACACACCCAGAAATTTGTGCTCGTTGTGCGGATGTTGTAAAAAATCATTATGCATAA
- a CDS encoding DivIVA domain-containing protein — protein MALSPLDIHNKEFSSKWRGYDEDEVNEFLEQVMKDYENLIEENKTLKGELKQTQVQITHFNTIEETLQKSILTAQEAAEDVRRNSMKESKLIIKEAEKNADRIVNEALSRARKISLEIEDLKKQSKVFRNRFKMLIEAQLELVNADDWDNLLEYEIDVEQVQELAGEEV, from the coding sequence ATGGCTTTATCACCGCTTGACATACATAATAAAGAATTTAGTAGTAAATGGCGTGGATACGACGAAGATGAAGTTAATGAGTTTTTAGAACAAGTTATGAAGGATTACGAAAATCTCATTGAAGAAAATAAAACGCTTAAAGGCGAATTAAAGCAAACGCAAGTGCAAATTACGCATTTTAATACGATAGAGGAAACATTACAAAAATCAATTCTTACGGCTCAAGAAGCGGCAGAGGATGTTCGTAGGAATTCGATGAAAGAATCGAAATTGATTATTAAAGAAGCGGAAAAAAACGCTGATCGTATTGTCAATGAAGCTTTGTCACGCGCACGAAAAATTTCTTTAGAAATTGAAGATTTAAAAAAGCAATCCAAAGTGTTCCGCAACCGTTTTAAAATGTTAATTGAGGCGCAGCTGGAATTGGTGAATGCAGATGACTGGGATAATTTACTTGAATATGAAATTGATGTAGAACAAGTTCAAGAACTTGCGGGAGAAGAGGTTTAA
- a CDS encoding RNA-binding protein: protein MDSILQHFRKDEQPFIETVIGWIREVENLYVPKQTDYLNPRERYIVQSLAGGSDLLVAAHGAFSNAERMRVLIYPNYYEPTKKDYRVTVFKINYASKFITLAHKDVLGSLMSLGIDRGKFGDIQFRDEEVQFAVTAELEDYIVANFTTIGKGKISVTQIEEDSELLVSTDTWIESLQVVSSLRLDAVIAALTNLSRQKAVSLVRSDKVRVNWVSQSDVAMELFEEDVLSIRGFGRFKVISIEGRTRKDKIRLITGKLE from the coding sequence ATGGACTCGATACTTCAACATTTTAGAAAAGACGAACAACCATTTATAGAAACCGTAATTGGTTGGATTAGAGAAGTTGAAAACTTATATGTGCCTAAACAAACTGATTACCTCAATCCTAGAGAGCGTTATATCGTACAGTCTTTAGCGGGTGGGAGCGATTTACTTGTTGCGGCGCATGGTGCATTTTCGAATGCTGAAAGAATGAGAGTGCTCATTTACCCGAATTATTATGAACCGACCAAAAAAGATTATCGCGTAACCGTTTTTAAGATTAATTATGCTTCTAAATTTATAACATTAGCACACAAAGATGTACTTGGGTCGCTTATGTCGCTCGGAATTGACCGTGGGAAGTTTGGAGATATTCAATTTCGTGATGAGGAAGTTCAATTTGCAGTGACGGCCGAGTTAGAGGACTATATTGTAGCGAATTTTACTACGATTGGTAAAGGGAAAATCTCCGTAACGCAAATTGAGGAAGACTCCGAGTTATTAGTTTCTACGGATACGTGGATAGAATCACTACAAGTTGTCAGTTCTTTGCGCCTAGATGCTGTCATAGCTGCCTTGACGAACTTGTCGCGACAAAAAGCGGTTTCATTAGTCCGTAGTGATAAAGTACGCGTCAATTGGGTATCTCAAAGTGATGTTGCAATGGAATTATTTGAGGAAGATGTTCTCTCTATCCGTGGATTTGGTCGTTTTAAAGTCATATCGATTGAAGGTAGAACTAGAAAAGACAAAATTCGTCTTATTACTGGGAAATTAGAATGA
- a CDS encoding YggT family protein yields the protein MIDILLLLHGFIKNAISIYSFILIIYILMSWVPSMRENAFGRFIGTLAEPYLSFFRKFIPPLGMIDLSPIIAIFALRFISAGVSNVFQILINAMA from the coding sequence ATGATTGACATTTTACTGTTATTGCATGGATTTATTAAAAATGCAATTTCCATTTATAGCTTTATTTTAATTATTTATATATTAATGTCTTGGGTACCATCCATGCGAGAGAATGCATTTGGCCGATTTATCGGTACATTAGCTGAACCTTATCTATCATTTTTCAGAAAGTTTATCCCACCACTCGGTATGATTGATTTATCGCCAATCATCGCGATCTTTGCGTTACGCTTCATATCCGCCGGTGTGTCTAACGTATTTCAAATTTTAATTAATGCAATGGCTTAA
- a CDS encoding YggS family pyridoxal phosphate-dependent enzyme yields the protein MNKLQQRIQQIEKNIQTSCDKVGRNRSEVHVVAVTKGVSSTRAKQVIDAGFKHLGENRPDGLTQKLEQVSDNVNWHFIGNLQSRRVRDIIDKVSHIHSLSRMSIVKEIQKRATEQVDCFIQVNVSGEDSKSGLIPDELPGFIEELGNYDKVRIVGLMTMAPNIEDEEEIRLIFKEMRELRDRIQTLNLAHAPCTELSMGMSNDYMIAIEEGATYVRIGTALVGEESEGD from the coding sequence ATGAACAAACTTCAACAACGTATACAACAAATCGAAAAAAACATTCAAACTTCTTGTGACAAAGTTGGGCGAAATCGTTCCGAGGTTCATGTTGTCGCTGTTACGAAAGGTGTTTCTTCGACACGCGCAAAACAAGTAATTGATGCTGGATTTAAACATCTTGGGGAAAATCGTCCAGATGGCTTAACACAAAAACTCGAACAAGTTTCAGATAATGTGAACTGGCATTTTATTGGAAATCTTCAAAGTAGAAGAGTCCGAGATATCATTGATAAGGTTAGCCATATCCACTCACTGAGTAGAATGAGTATAGTAAAAGAAATTCAAAAACGTGCCACAGAACAAGTAGATTGCTTCATTCAAGTAAACGTTTCTGGCGAAGATTCAAAATCTGGCTTGATTCCTGATGAGTTGCCAGGTTTTATAGAAGAATTAGGGAATTACGATAAAGTTCGAATCGTTGGACTTATGACAATGGCGCCGAATATTGAAGACGAGGAAGAAATTCGATTGATTTTCAAAGAAATGAGAGAACTGCGTGATCGTATTCAAACTTTAAACTTAGCGCATGCCCCTTGTACTGAACTATCTATGGGGATGTCAAACGACTATATGATTGCAATTGAAGAAGGAGCAACATACGTTAGAATCGGAACAGCACTAGTCGGAGAGGAAAGCGAGGGAGACTGA
- a CDS encoding PRC-barrel domain-containing protein, whose protein sequence is MKFSEIQKKEVIDATRGSFLGYVQDATIDVKSGKIETFHIGGGERALFFDSKKNDVKKVRVSDITVIGKDIVLVGKKEQKE, encoded by the coding sequence ATGAAGTTTTCTGAGATACAAAAAAAGGAAGTCATTGATGCGACAAGAGGTTCTTTTCTTGGATACGTGCAAGATGCAACCATCGATGTGAAAAGTGGAAAAATAGAAACTTTTCATATCGGTGGCGGTGAAAGGGCTCTATTTTTTGATTCAAAGAAAAATGACGTAAAAAAAGTTCGCGTTTCGGATATTACAGTAATTGGAAAAGATATCGTTTTAGTCGGAAAGAAAGAGCAAAAAGAATGA
- the sigG gene encoding RNA polymerase sporulation sigma factor SigG, which yields MVRTRVEICGIDTSELPLLSNEVMRETFVRLQSGDESAREELVIGNLRLVLSLVQRFIYRGEHADDLFQVGCIGLLKSIDNFDLKHNVRFSTYAVPMILGEIKRHLRDHHAIRVSRSLRDIAYQAMRAREEFINEHQHEPKLSDLSEMIDIPADDILYALDAIQDPMSLHEPMNSGEGDPVFLMDQLQDKTISEDRWLTYVSVKETMTELDERQQSILNKRFYLGQTQTEIAKEMGISQAQISRLEKNAVKIIRDGMEEN from the coding sequence ATGGTACGTACAAGAGTTGAAATATGTGGAATCGATACGTCTGAATTACCGTTACTTTCAAATGAAGTAATGCGAGAGACATTTGTGCGATTACAAAGCGGCGATGAGTCTGCAAGAGAAGAACTAGTAATTGGAAACCTGAGATTAGTTCTCAGCTTGGTTCAGCGATTTATTTATCGCGGCGAGCATGCAGATGATTTGTTTCAAGTTGGATGTATCGGTTTATTAAAATCGATTGACAACTTTGATTTAAAACATAATGTCCGATTTTCAACGTACGCTGTTCCAATGATATTAGGAGAAATCAAAAGACATCTCCGTGACCATCATGCAATTCGAGTTTCAAGATCGCTTCGAGATATTGCTTACCAAGCAATGAGAGCTAGAGAAGAGTTTATAAATGAACATCAACATGAACCAAAGCTTTCTGACTTGTCGGAGATGATTGATATCCCAGCAGATGATATTCTGTATGCACTAGACGCTATACAAGATCCGATGTCTCTTCACGAACCGATGAATAGTGGAGAAGGAGACCCTGTATTTTTAATGGACCAGTTACAAGATAAAACTATATCAGAAGATCGATGGTTAACTTATGTGTCAGTAAAAGAAACGATGACTGAATTGGACGAGCGACAACAATCTATTTTGAATAAACGTTTTTATCTCGGGCAAACACAGACAGAAATAGCAAAAGAGATGGGCATATCACAAGCCCAAATTTCTAGATTAGAAAAAAATGCTGTGAAAATTATTCGCGACGGCATGGAAGAAAATTGA
- the sigE gene encoding RNA polymerase sporulation sigma factor SigE has product MLNEIKKWMTIIASFFRGKNGTYYIGGHGSLPKPLTREEEAETIRAFMEGDMEARDTLIEKNLRLVVYIARRFDNTNTHIEDLISIGAIGLIKAIETFKPDKNIKLATYASRCIENEILMHLRKTNRTKSEISFDEPLNSDADGNELLLSDILGTEATIIIDNVERKIERQHMIEAVKTLNDRERYIMACRFGLTGKTEMTQKEVAEMLGISQSYISRLEKKIIIELREMLNHPIA; this is encoded by the coding sequence ATGTTAAATGAAATTAAAAAGTGGATGACGATTATCGCTTCATTTTTCAGAGGTAAAAATGGTACGTACTATATCGGAGGACATGGTTCACTTCCGAAACCGCTCACAAGAGAAGAAGAGGCCGAGACAATTCGTGCATTTATGGAAGGTGACATGGAAGCGAGGGATACGTTAATTGAAAAAAACTTACGTCTCGTCGTTTATATTGCGCGTCGATTTGATAATACGAATACGCATATTGAAGATTTAATTAGTATTGGTGCAATTGGACTTATAAAAGCAATTGAAACATTTAAGCCTGATAAAAATATTAAGTTAGCTACGTATGCTTCCCGTTGTATTGAAAATGAAATTTTAATGCATCTTCGTAAAACGAATCGAACGAAATCGGAAATCTCTTTCGATGAACCATTAAATTCGGATGCTGATGGAAATGAATTATTATTATCTGATATATTGGGAACCGAAGCGACAATTATTATAGATAACGTGGAGAGAAAAATTGAAAGACAGCATATGATTGAAGCTGTTAAGACATTGAATGATCGAGAAAGATATATTATGGCATGCCGTTTCGGTTTAACTGGTAAAACCGAAATGACTCAAAAAGAAGTCGCTGAAATGCTTGGCATTTCCCAGTCCTATATCTCTCGGTTAGAAAAGAAAATTATTATTGAACTTCGTGAAATGTTAAACCATCCAATTGCATAA
- a CDS encoding sigma-E processing peptidase SpoIIGA, which produces MYGELIIGLNMVFNFTILSFANKMQNVKIGLARLCLASFVGAIPVVFFPVSFWTILVAFISMTVVAFGKTFGPWRKSASMVLIGALFAGGLLTALQYNVRIFGGYQAVIIYAGIAYFALYLIKRKWLDVRTSQHVSELLANSTLHIWGREIPVTVFVDSGNSCTEPLSGYPVHFIALRTIEDFIPESLKQPLISWNPQGPSLVDFPEEYRKALRLVRILTVQGKSWAVGIKYDHWSIEGGGELEQGFIVITKEDRRYPEGAHAILHVSAMEKIIGERGKEHVK; this is translated from the coding sequence ATGTATGGCGAGCTGATTATCGGATTGAATATGGTCTTTAATTTTACGATTTTGTCATTCGCAAATAAAATGCAAAATGTGAAAATTGGTCTTGCCCGGCTCTGTTTAGCTTCCTTTGTCGGTGCGATACCAGTTGTTTTTTTCCCTGTTTCATTTTGGACGATACTTGTCGCTTTTATAAGTATGACAGTCGTTGCTTTCGGCAAGACATTTGGACCATGGAGAAAATCAGCCTCGATGGTGCTAATTGGTGCATTATTTGCAGGAGGATTGTTGACGGCGTTACAATACAATGTCCGAATATTTGGCGGTTATCAGGCCGTTATTATTTATGCAGGGATTGCTTATTTTGCGCTTTATCTTATTAAAAGAAAGTGGCTTGATGTGCGTACTTCGCAACACGTTTCAGAACTTCTTGCCAATTCAACCCTTCATATCTGGGGGAGAGAAATTCCTGTAACGGTTTTTGTGGATTCGGGAAATAGCTGTACTGAGCCGTTATCAGGGTATCCAGTTCATTTCATCGCATTACGTACAATAGAGGATTTTATTCCTGAATCATTAAAGCAACCTTTAATTTCATGGAATCCACAAGGACCGTCTTTGGTAGACTTTCCTGAGGAATATAGGAAAGCACTCCGCCTTGTTAGGATATTAACTGTACAAGGCAAATCATGGGCAGTTGGAATTAAATACGATCACTGGTCAATCGAAGGAGGTGGAGAGCTCGAACAAGGATTTATCGTCATAACAAAAGAAGACCGCCGTTATCCCGAAGGTGCTCATGCAATTTTACACGTCTCTGCCATGGAAAAAATAATAGGCGAAAGGGGAAAAGAACATGTTAAATGA